In Erythrobacter sp. F6033, a single genomic region encodes these proteins:
- the truB gene encoding tRNA pseudouridine(55) synthase TruB — translation MSDLKPAPHGWIVLDKPRGLGSTQAVAAVKRNLREGGYAKTKVGHGGTLDPLAEGVLPIALGEATKLAGRMLDASKIYEFTIQFGEETSTLDTEGEVVARSDIIPEPMEVYRTAISKFRGKIDQLPPAYSAIKVDGKRAYDRARAGEKVDLKKRTVTVHAWNVLGQPAEDSVTLIAHVSKGTYIRSLARDIARALGTYGHVTYLRRTKAGPFHQNQAISLDKLNEIGSGAPLKDLLLPLEAGLDDIPALILDQTSAQAVRQGRVLSELPQPSGLYCGMLDNVPVALLQIADGTAKVVRGFNLPDVAE, via the coding sequence ATGTCAGATCTGAAACCCGCGCCTCACGGCTGGATCGTCCTCGATAAGCCGCGCGGGCTTGGCTCGACGCAGGCGGTTGCGGCTGTGAAGCGGAATCTTCGCGAAGGCGGCTATGCCAAGACCAAGGTCGGGCATGGCGGCACGCTCGATCCGCTGGCGGAGGGCGTGCTGCCTATCGCGCTGGGTGAGGCGACCAAGCTGGCCGGGCGAATGCTCGATGCCAGTAAGATCTATGAATTCACAATCCAGTTTGGCGAGGAGACGTCCACGCTCGACACCGAAGGCGAGGTTGTCGCGCGATCCGATATCATTCCCGAGCCAATGGAGGTCTATCGTACTGCAATATCGAAGTTCAGAGGAAAGATTGACCAGCTACCTCCCGCATACTCGGCTATAAAGGTCGATGGAAAGCGAGCTTACGACCGCGCGAGGGCAGGCGAAAAAGTAGATTTGAAAAAGCGCACTGTGACAGTTCACGCGTGGAATGTTCTCGGTCAGCCAGCAGAAGATTCTGTCACGCTGATCGCGCATGTTTCCAAGGGGACATATATCCGCTCTCTTGCACGAGATATCGCCCGTGCTCTTGGAACCTATGGCCACGTTACTTATCTTCGCCGTACAAAGGCGGGCCCGTTTCACCAAAATCAAGCGATTTCGCTGGACAAACTCAACGAAATTGGTAGTGGCGCGCCATTGAAAGACCTCCTCCTGCCGCTCGAGGCGGGGCTGGACGACATCCCGGCCTTAATTCTCGATCAGACAAGTGCGCAGGCGGTCCGCCAGGGCCGGGTCCTGTCTGAGCTGCCCCAACCATCCGGGCTTTACTGCGGCATGCTGGACAATGTTCCGGTGGCGCTGCTGCAAATTGCGGATGGCACGGCCAAGGTCGTGCGGGGTTTTAACCTTCCCGATGTCGCTGAGTAA
- the rpsO gene encoding 30S ribosomal protein S15, translated as MSVSPERKQEVIKEHAQAKGDTGSPEVQVAILTERIKNLTDHFKGNHKDNHSRRGLLMMVNKRRNLLAYLKKKDVERYNALIQKLGLRK; from the coding sequence ATGTCGGTTTCACCCGAGCGTAAGCAAGAAGTTATCAAAGAACATGCCCAAGCCAAAGGCGACACGGGCAGCCCCGAAGTACAGGTTGCGATCCTTACCGAGCGTATCAAAAACCTGACTGACCACTTCAAAGGCAACCACAAAGACAACCATTCGCGCCGCGGCCTTCTGATGATGGTCAACAAGCGCCGTAACCTGCTCGCCTATCTGAAAAAGAAAGACGTCGAGCGGTACAACGCCCTGATCCAGAAACTGGGTCTGCGTAAATAA
- the pnp gene encoding polyribonucleotide nucleotidyltransferase encodes MFDKKTVSLEWGGKTLTLETGQIARQADGAVLATYGETVVLCAVTAAKSVKEGQDFFPLTVHYQEKFSAAGRIPGGFFKREGRATEKETLTSRLIDRPCRPLFPEGFYNEINVICQVLSYDGETEPDIVAMIAASAALTISGLPFMGPIGAARVGYNNEGEYVLNPTVTDALGEDGNLDLVVAATQDAVMMVESEAKELTEEQMLGAVLFAHEESRKVIGAIIDLAEQAAKDPWELAPVEDKTATLEELRGVIGDDLAAAYKITDKSARQDAVNAAREKARDHYSDLAESDPAEYMGRLKLVKKLESDIVRKAILKDGQRIDGRKTDEVRPIEAMVGLLPRTHGSALFTRGETQAICTTTLGTKDAEQMIDGLEGLSYSNFMLHYNFPPYSVGEVGRFGFTSRRETGHGKLAFRALRPVLPTVEDFPYTIRMLSDITESNGSSSMATVCGGSLSMMDAGVPLKRPVSGIAMGLILEGSDFTVLSDILGDEDHLGDMDFKVAGSEEGITSLQMDIKVAGITQEIMTQALEQAKAGRAHILGKMTEALGASRGEVSKHAPRIETMQIDKSKIRDIIGTGGKVIREIVAETGAKVDIDDEGTIKISSSNADEIAAARAWIEGIVEEAEVGKIYNGKVVNIVDFGAFVNFMGGKDGLVHVSEMKNERVEKPTDVVSEGQEVKVKVLEIDQRGKVRLSMRVVDQETGEELEDTRPPREPRGDKGGRGGGRGPRRDGGGGRGRGPRRDGGDKGGDNGGGNDGPASMPDFLKD; translated from the coding sequence ATGTTCGACAAGAAAACCGTATCGCTGGAGTGGGGCGGAAAGACCCTCACCCTCGAAACAGGACAGATCGCCCGTCAAGCAGACGGCGCCGTTCTGGCCACCTATGGCGAAACCGTGGTGCTGTGCGCAGTAACCGCCGCCAAATCCGTGAAAGAAGGGCAGGATTTCTTCCCGCTCACCGTTCACTACCAAGAAAAATTCTCTGCAGCTGGCCGTATCCCGGGTGGCTTCTTCAAGCGTGAAGGCCGCGCGACCGAAAAAGAGACGCTGACATCGCGTCTGATCGACCGTCCGTGCCGGCCGCTGTTCCCGGAAGGGTTCTACAACGAAATCAACGTCATCTGTCAGGTTCTGTCTTACGATGGCGAAACCGAGCCAGATATCGTTGCGATGATCGCGGCATCGGCTGCGCTGACCATTTCCGGTCTGCCATTCATGGGCCCAATCGGCGCAGCTCGCGTCGGCTACAACAACGAAGGCGAATATGTCCTCAACCCGACCGTCACCGACGCGCTGGGTGAAGACGGCAATCTCGACCTCGTAGTCGCTGCAACGCAAGACGCCGTGATGATGGTTGAATCCGAGGCGAAAGAACTCACCGAAGAGCAAATGCTCGGCGCTGTGTTGTTCGCTCACGAAGAAAGCCGCAAAGTCATCGGCGCGATCATCGATCTCGCTGAACAGGCTGCGAAAGACCCATGGGAACTCGCCCCTGTCGAAGACAAAACCGCAACTCTCGAAGAGCTGCGCGGCGTAATCGGTGACGATCTGGCTGCTGCTTACAAGATCACCGACAAATCTGCCCGTCAGGATGCTGTGAACGCGGCCCGTGAAAAGGCCCGCGATCACTATTCTGATCTCGCTGAGAGCGATCCGGCAGAATATATGGGCCGTCTCAAGCTCGTGAAGAAGCTGGAAAGCGACATCGTTCGCAAGGCTATCCTAAAGGATGGCCAGCGTATCGATGGCCGTAAGACTGACGAAGTTCGCCCGATCGAGGCGATGGTTGGTTTGCTTCCACGCACCCACGGTTCGGCGCTGTTCACCCGCGGTGAAACGCAGGCGATCTGCACCACCACGCTCGGTACCAAAGATGCCGAGCAAATGATCGATGGTCTGGAAGGCCTGTCGTACAGCAATTTCATGCTGCACTATAACTTCCCGCCATATTCGGTTGGCGAAGTGGGCCGCTTTGGTTTCACCAGCCGCCGCGAAACCGGCCATGGTAAGCTCGCTTTCCGCGCGCTCCGTCCGGTTCTGCCGACTGTTGAGGACTTCCCTTACACTATTCGTATGCTCTCAGACATCACCGAGTCCAACGGCTCGTCTTCGATGGCAACAGTGTGCGGCGGCTCGCTTTCGATGATGGATGCAGGCGTTCCGCTGAAGCGTCCAGTTTCGGGTATCGCGATGGGTCTGATCCTTGAAGGCAGCGACTTCACTGTTCTTTCCGACATTCTGGGTGATGAAGATCACCTTGGTGACATGGACTTTAAAGTCGCCGGTTCGGAAGAAGGCATCACCTCGCTGCAGATGGACATCAAGGTTGCCGGCATCACGCAGGAAATCATGACCCAAGCGCTTGAGCAGGCGAAAGCCGGCCGTGCGCACATCCTGGGCAAAATGACCGAAGCTCTCGGCGCGTCGCGCGGCGAAGTTTCCAAGCACGCTCCGCGCATCGAAACCATGCAGATCGACAAGTCGAAGATCCGCGACATCATCGGAACGGGTGGCAAAGTCATCCGTGAGATCGTCGCTGAAACCGGCGCCAAGGTTGATATTGACGACGAAGGCACGATCAAGATCTCGTCTTCGAACGCTGATGAAATCGCAGCTGCACGGGCCTGGATCGAAGGCATCGTTGAAGAAGCCGAAGTCGGCAAGATCTACAACGGCAAAGTCGTTAACATCGTCGATTTCGGCGCATTCGTGAACTTCATGGGCGGCAAGGACGGTCTCGTCCACGTGTCCGAAATGAAGAACGAGCGTGTTGAAAAGCCGACGGACGTCGTTTCCGAAGGTCAGGAAGTGAAGGTCAAGGTTCTCGAAATCGACCAGCGCGGCAAAGTCCGTCTGTCGATGCGAGTTGTTGACCAAGAGACCGGCGAAGAGCTGGAAGACACCCGCCCACCACGCGAACCGCGCGGTGACAAAGGCGGACGCGGCGGTGGCCGTGGTCCGCGCCGTGATGGTGGCGGAGGCCGTGGTCGCGGTCCGCGCCGCGATGGCGGAGACAAAGGCGGCGACAACGGCGGTGGCAATGATGGCCCAGCGTCGATGCCCGACTTCCTGAAGGACTAA
- a CDS encoding spermidine synthase — protein sequence MLPRETLATADIPGGEEQLALVSHGSDFIIMLGRDELMGTRMQFSEEQLAELTLAELNVAVPRVLIGGYGMGFTYRAALSNVPAKAEVRVAEIVPEILEWAAGPLAHLTGDTLDDPRGDIRICDVSALIDDANDGTCDKYDAIMLDVDNGPDGIVRDHNNRLYSKTGLGKARDALKPGGVLSVWSAAIDHKFTNRLIDAGFDTEMREVRARPNNKGPRHTIWFAKKR from the coding sequence ATGCTACCGCGCGAAACACTGGCCACTGCTGATATTCCCGGCGGGGAAGAGCAATTGGCTCTCGTCAGCCATGGCAGTGATTTTATCATCATGCTGGGCCGGGATGAGCTGATGGGGACGCGCATGCAGTTCTCGGAAGAGCAATTGGCCGAATTGACGTTGGCGGAGCTGAATGTCGCCGTACCGCGTGTCCTAATCGGCGGATATGGTATGGGCTTCACCTACCGCGCCGCGCTCTCGAATGTACCTGCCAAGGCAGAGGTGCGCGTGGCCGAGATCGTACCGGAGATACTGGAATGGGCTGCGGGACCTCTGGCGCATCTAACCGGAGATACGCTGGACGATCCGCGTGGGGACATACGGATATGTGATGTCTCGGCTCTAATCGACGATGCCAATGATGGCACGTGCGATAAGTATGACGCGATCATGCTCGATGTCGACAACGGCCCCGACGGGATCGTGCGTGATCACAACAATCGCCTCTATTCGAAGACAGGTCTGGGCAAAGCACGCGACGCGCTGAAACCCGGCGGTGTGCTTTCGGTTTGGTCTGCTGCGATTGATCACAAATTTACGAACCGCCTGATCGATGCAGGCTTCGACACAGAAATGCGCGAAGTGCGCGCGCGGCCCAACAACAAAGGGCCGCGCCACACAATCTGGTTCGCAAAAAAGCGCTAG
- a CDS encoding DUF481 domain-containing protein, translating to MTRNTAFASALAAVTLFALPTSALADIPDPVRAMIDAAIAGGDETKIRTVIELARETNPDDAAEIDAILANYEADLAVAAKAAEAEKIEAIRNAGIFENWSGKGELGGFRSTGNTSNTGVTAILSMKREGIDWTHKINARADYQENEGVANRERFLASYEPNYNVSDRLFIFGLAQYERDRFQGISSRYAVSGGLGYQIIDQPSLKLSAKAGPAFRVTDFVDGRSESQIAALFGVDFDWDITDRLTLTHDTNAVAEAGGAATVIIDSSNTSIDLVTGLNAKISNSLTARLSYAYEYDSNPPPGAVGTDTLSRVTLIYGF from the coding sequence ATGACCCGGAATACCGCATTTGCATCGGCTCTCGCCGCAGTCACTCTATTCGCTTTGCCAACAAGCGCGCTCGCCGACATTCCCGATCCGGTTCGCGCGATGATCGATGCCGCGATTGCAGGCGGTGATGAAACCAAGATCCGCACCGTGATCGAACTCGCACGGGAAACCAATCCCGATGATGCGGCGGAGATCGACGCTATCCTCGCCAATTACGAAGCGGATTTGGCTGTCGCGGCCAAGGCAGCGGAAGCGGAAAAGATCGAAGCGATCCGCAATGCAGGCATTTTTGAGAATTGGAGCGGGAAAGGCGAGCTTGGCGGCTTTCGTTCGACGGGTAACACATCGAACACGGGCGTTACCGCTATCCTCTCGATGAAACGCGAGGGCATCGATTGGACGCACAAGATTAACGCCCGCGCCGATTATCAGGAAAATGAAGGCGTCGCGAACAGAGAGCGCTTCCTCGCGAGCTATGAGCCGAACTACAACGTTTCGGATCGGCTGTTTATCTTTGGCCTCGCTCAGTATGAACGGGACCGCTTTCAAGGGATCTCATCGCGCTATGCGGTTTCAGGCGGTCTTGGCTATCAAATCATTGACCAGCCTTCGCTGAAGCTGTCAGCAAAGGCCGGTCCGGCATTTCGCGTCACAGACTTTGTAGACGGGCGAAGCGAAAGCCAGATCGCTGCGCTGTTTGGGGTGGATTTCGACTGGGACATCACCGATCGGCTTACGTTGACCCACGATACCAATGCAGTTGCAGAAGCGGGCGGTGCAGCGACTGTGATCATCGATTCAAGCAACACGAGCATTGATCTCGTTACCGGTCTGAATGCAAAGATCAGCAACAGCCTCACTGCACGCCTCTCCTATGCATATGAGTATGACAGCAATCCGCCGCCGGGCGCGGTCGGAACGGATACGCTAAGCAGGGTAACGCTGATTTACGGCTTCTGA
- a CDS encoding DUF1993 domain-containing protein, with product MPLSLHAAYVPSALQMLGTADHLLNTVEQWCADQGRDHSEVIGAKLIDDMLPFCYQVKCVAEHTAGSILAVREGIYSPDLNPPPTTFEDLRAKLQSARDVIGELTEEEMESWIGRDMRFEFKDRGMDFTVEDFLLSFSQPNFYFHASTAYGIARMLGVPIGKTDFMGAVRIKKV from the coding sequence ATGCCGCTATCCCTGCACGCCGCCTATGTGCCCAGCGCTTTGCAAATGCTTGGCACTGCAGATCACCTTTTGAACACAGTTGAGCAATGGTGTGCAGATCAAGGCCGCGATCACTCAGAGGTGATCGGCGCCAAGCTGATCGATGACATGCTGCCGTTCTGCTATCAGGTTAAGTGCGTGGCCGAACACACAGCCGGGTCGATCCTGGCCGTGCGCGAAGGCATTTATAGCCCGGATCTGAACCCACCCCCAACAACGTTCGAGGATCTGCGAGCCAAACTGCAAAGTGCACGCGACGTGATCGGTGAGTTAACCGAAGAAGAAATGGAAAGCTGGATCGGGCGCGATATGCGGTTTGAATTCAAGGACCGCGGCATGGATTTCACGGTCGAGGATTTCCTGCTGAGCTTTAGCCAACCGAACTTTTATTTCCACGCCAGCACCGCTTATGGAATCGCCCGTATGCTGGGCGTCCCTATTGGGAAGACTGATTTTATGGGCGCCGTACGCATCAAGAAGGTTTGA
- a CDS encoding GcrA family cell cycle regulator, which yields MSWTDERIATLQKLWEGGSTASQIAEELGGVSRNAVIGKAHRLGLKSRPSPVKANEKKKAAKKAAPKAAAPKKAAAKPAAKPAAKAAPARPAPATAAAPSPAKNDGSPSQPVPNPTPDLPKIVSVGPGGFLRQGPGDQQPPIPPAPPRRLVPAKPSPEIADKTSLLDLSDKVCRWPMGHPGEPDFHFCGTPVNPGFPYCVEHCGRAYQAQLPRGARRPPPPLPFGGPRVR from the coding sequence ATGAGCTGGACTGACGAGCGCATCGCAACGCTCCAGAAGTTGTGGGAAGGCGGCAGCACTGCCAGCCAGATCGCAGAAGAACTCGGCGGCGTTAGCCGCAACGCTGTGATCGGCAAAGCACACCGCTTGGGCCTGAAGTCGCGCCCTTCCCCGGTGAAAGCCAACGAGAAGAAGAAAGCGGCCAAGAAGGCCGCGCCTAAGGCTGCTGCGCCAAAGAAGGCGGCCGCAAAGCCTGCTGCGAAGCCGGCAGCAAAGGCTGCGCCTGCAAGACCGGCTCCGGCCACTGCAGCGGCACCTTCACCGGCAAAGAACGACGGTTCGCCTTCACAGCCCGTCCCTAACCCGACCCCTGATCTTCCAAAGATCGTATCGGTTGGCCCGGGTGGCTTTCTGCGTCAGGGACCCGGCGATCAGCAACCGCCGATCCCGCCAGCACCGCCGCGCCGTCTTGTACCGGCGAAACCAAGCCCGGAGATTGCCGACAAAACGAGTCTGCTCGATCTGTCAGACAAGGTTTGCCGCTGGCCAATGGGCCACCCCGGCGAACCGGACTTTCATTTTTGCGGGACCCCGGTGAACCCTGGCTTCCCATACTGCGTCGAACATTGCGGCCGCGCCTATCAGGCACAGCTCCCGCGCGGTGCCCGCCGACCCCCACCACCTCTGCCATTTGGCGGCCCACGGGTCCGCTAA
- a CDS encoding ABC transporter permease: MQKQASHTSSEGPDQDITPGSNTTGGSIRFPARGEPVITGINRVGLFALYMKEVRRFLKVQTQTIWAPAVTTLLFLVIFTVALGRGGREVLGVPFASFVAPGLIVMGMMQNAFANSSFSLLSGKIQGTIIDLLMPPLSPGELMSGIVMAAITRALAVGCTVALAMALWPDVSLSIEHLWAVVWFGLMGSVMLALLGLATSIWSEKFDHNAAISNFVIAPLSLLSGTFYVIDNLAPTFQAISRANPFFYVISGFRYGFLGESDIGDGSAVFAAAIGIALFNLAMAIAVYLVLRSGWKLKS; this comes from the coding sequence ATGCAAAAGCAAGCGTCTCACACCTCGTCAGAAGGCCCCGATCAGGACATCACCCCCGGTTCGAATACAACCGGCGGGAGCATCCGGTTTCCTGCCCGCGGCGAGCCAGTGATTACCGGCATCAATCGCGTTGGCTTGTTCGCCCTCTATATGAAGGAGGTAAGGCGGTTTCTCAAGGTGCAGACCCAAACGATTTGGGCTCCGGCTGTAACAACACTGCTGTTTTTGGTCATTTTCACCGTCGCTCTTGGCCGTGGAGGGCGTGAAGTGCTGGGTGTGCCGTTCGCCAGCTTTGTGGCTCCGGGCCTGATTGTGATGGGCATGATGCAAAATGCATTTGCGAATTCATCCTTCTCGCTGCTGTCCGGTAAGATCCAGGGCACCATCATTGATTTGTTGATGCCGCCGCTCTCGCCGGGTGAGTTGATGAGCGGAATTGTCATGGCCGCCATTACCCGTGCGCTTGCCGTAGGCTGCACTGTCGCCCTTGCCATGGCGCTTTGGCCGGATGTCAGCCTTTCGATCGAGCATCTTTGGGCGGTTGTTTGGTTTGGCCTGATGGGTTCGGTAATGCTCGCGCTTCTCGGCCTTGCAACATCGATCTGGTCTGAAAAGTTCGATCACAACGCCGCGATTTCAAACTTTGTGATCGCGCCGCTTTCTCTGTTATCAGGCACGTTTTACGTGATCGACAACCTCGCACCGACATTTCAGGCGATCAGCCGAGCGAACCCGTTTTTCTACGTAATTTCGGGGTTTCGGTACGGTTTTCTAGGCGAAAGCGATATTGGAGATGGCAGTGCAGTCTTTGCGGCAGCCATCGGCATTGCCCTTTTCAATCTGGCGATGGCAATTGCTGTCTATCTGGTGCTGCGTTCAGGTTGGAAACTGAAAAGCTAA
- the hspQ gene encoding heat shock protein HspQ: MERSEFFSTQAGRTINAPRQTRTRFGIGEVVRHRIFDFRGVVFDIDPVFANSEEWYQSIPEDMRPARDQPYYHLLAENEDESYVAYVSQGNLLSDMEGGPVDHPTVPQLFEQFKDGRYRMRRSLTH, translated from the coding sequence ATGGAACGTTCTGAGTTCTTCTCCACCCAAGCTGGTCGTACGATCAATGCGCCGCGCCAAACTCGCACCCGTTTTGGGATTGGCGAGGTTGTGCGCCACCGCATTTTCGATTTTCGCGGGGTTGTGTTCGATATCGACCCGGTCTTCGCCAATAGCGAGGAATGGTATCAATCCATTCCGGAAGATATGCGCCCTGCCCGTGATCAGCCATACTATCATCTCCTCGCGGAAAACGAGGATGAGAGCTACGTCGCCTATGTCAGTCAGGGAAACCTGCTGTCGGACATGGAAGGTGGGCCGGTTGATCACCCGACCGTGCCGCAGCTGTTCGAACAGTTTAAAGACGGTCGCTACCGGATGCGCAGATCACTCACGCATTGA